One part of the Bdellovibrio bacteriovorus genome encodes these proteins:
- a CDS encoding tail fiber domain-containing protein, whose amino-acid sequence MKSLILSLFLILTGLAAHAASPSPGPLFTYEGLLTDAGGTPITTTQTVILQIIYPSTCVVFEETHSITPGSSGEFSVIVGSGTRTDSTGNTADRIFASSGSVTCADTSTVTASGFTTRSLRVRVGGTDLTPDVAINTVPFAINAVRLADKTAADFVQISASTTQTNVDSVFSRYGTLNSVLNLFGTAGANGQVLIGNGTGYTPATLTAGSGINITNGAGNITISASGGGGSVTSVTAQSPLGVAGTAAVPDLFITQANSTTNGYLSSTDWQAFNNKQSKTLSTGNIWVGNAGGTAAEVAVSGDATLNSAGALNLATVGTVGTYTKVTTDAKGRVTAGSTLTAADIPALDWSKITTGLPGTLSGYGIVDAVKNFGGATGIMAGVDAARPAAGNNGLLYISSDSHQIYRDNGSSWSTLGGGGAATPISLTSQVTGILPIANGGTGASSSVGAMAALSPLTSKGDILVHNGTNNVRLPAGTSGQVLTADSADANGVKWISIPTGTVTNVAGTAPVVVTNNTTTPQISVSDATASSKGIVQIGSGLNVSSGVVTVNPGSFPSLVPVNKGGTGTGTFSANKLVYTNASGSAFTEFSCAVGMAIAFDGAGVAGCSSYSSLGVLVNSGNSLGIPMVLGTNDAFSLSFETNNSPRMTIDDSGRVGIGTTSPATPLHVIGSGEVARFVTSATGGVVIDSTALNYNPSLIYRKTNVNRWSMMVNAASETGSNMGSNFSILRYDDTGATLGAAVTIDRATGNFGINTPAPTYTLHVTGTAGLSTGTAWTNASDRRLKDIHGEYEYGLNEVLKLHTVRYNYKSGNALNLPSDVPMTGFIAQEVQQVIPDAVKTRADGYLELNVDPIHWATVNAVKDLHGMCKATQDQLNTITRKVASLEEDAAAKDLRIKALEEENKSLKKDLELIKAKLGLQ is encoded by the coding sequence ATGAAAAGCCTGATTCTTTCCCTCTTCCTGATTTTAACAGGTCTTGCCGCCCATGCGGCATCACCTTCGCCCGGTCCTCTGTTCACATATGAGGGTCTGCTGACTGATGCTGGGGGCACTCCGATCACGACGACTCAGACCGTGATTCTGCAGATTATCTATCCGTCCACTTGTGTGGTGTTTGAAGAAACCCACAGCATCACTCCCGGCTCCAGTGGTGAATTCAGTGTGATTGTCGGCAGTGGCACGCGCACGGATTCCACCGGCAACACCGCCGATCGCATCTTTGCGTCCTCCGGCAGTGTGACCTGTGCTGACACCAGCACGGTGACGGCATCTGGTTTCACAACCAGGTCTTTGCGGGTGCGTGTGGGTGGAACAGATCTGACACCGGATGTGGCAATCAATACAGTTCCCTTCGCCATCAATGCCGTCCGCCTTGCCGACAAGACTGCCGCGGACTTTGTGCAGATCTCAGCCTCGACAACTCAAACCAATGTTGACAGTGTCTTTAGCCGCTACGGCACTCTGAACAGTGTTTTGAATCTGTTTGGCACTGCCGGCGCCAACGGTCAGGTCCTGATCGGCAATGGCACAGGCTATACTCCGGCAACTCTGACAGCAGGTTCCGGAATCAATATCACCAACGGAGCTGGCAACATTACGATTTCTGCCAGCGGCGGTGGAGGCTCAGTCACTTCCGTCACCGCACAATCACCGTTGGGGGTTGCGGGAACTGCGGCGGTGCCTGATTTGTTCATCACTCAGGCCAATTCCACCACGAACGGTTATTTAAGTTCAACCGACTGGCAGGCTTTCAACAACAAACAAAGCAAAACCCTTTCCACTGGAAACATCTGGGTGGGTAACGCCGGTGGCACGGCGGCCGAAGTCGCGGTCAGCGGTGATGCGACTTTGAACTCTGCCGGAGCTTTAAATCTTGCGACTGTCGGCACGGTCGGCACTTACACCAAAGTGACCACGGATGCCAAAGGACGCGTGACTGCGGGTTCGACCCTGACAGCGGCTGATATTCCTGCATTGGACTGGAGCAAAATCACCACGGGCCTTCCTGGCACACTTTCAGGATATGGCATCGTCGATGCGGTGAAAAACTTTGGTGGCGCCACGGGAATCATGGCGGGTGTGGATGCCGCCCGTCCCGCAGCAGGCAACAACGGACTTCTTTATATTTCTTCAGACAGCCACCAGATCTATCGCGACAATGGTTCCAGTTGGAGCACCTTGGGCGGAGGTGGTGCGGCAACTCCGATCAGCCTTACGTCCCAGGTTACAGGCATCCTGCCGATAGCCAATGGCGGTACCGGCGCCTCCAGCAGTGTGGGTGCTATGGCCGCTCTTTCACCATTAACGAGCAAAGGGGACATCCTGGTTCACAACGGCACGAACAATGTGCGTCTGCCAGCGGGCACGAGTGGACAGGTCCTCACGGCAGACTCGGCAGACGCCAACGGTGTGAAGTGGATTTCAATCCCCACCGGCACCGTCACGAATGTGGCCGGAACCGCCCCCGTGGTTGTTACCAACAACACCACAACCCCGCAGATTTCTGTCAGTGATGCCACCGCCAGCTCCAAGGGTATAGTGCAGATCGGAAGCGGTCTGAATGTCAGCTCCGGTGTCGTCACCGTGAATCCGGGATCATTCCCTTCTTTGGTTCCAGTCAACAAAGGTGGTACCGGCACTGGGACTTTCAGTGCCAACAAACTGGTTTACACCAATGCTTCAGGCTCTGCTTTCACTGAGTTTTCCTGCGCTGTCGGGATGGCCATCGCCTTTGATGGAGCCGGCGTTGCGGGATGCTCCAGCTACAGTTCTTTGGGTGTCCTGGTGAACTCCGGAAACTCGCTGGGTATTCCGATGGTGCTTGGCACCAACGATGCCTTCAGTCTTTCGTTTGAAACAAACAATTCTCCGCGCATGACGATCGACGACAGCGGACGCGTGGGTATCGGCACAACCAGCCCGGCCACTCCCCTGCATGTCATCGGATCTGGCGAAGTTGCCCGCTTCGTGACTTCGGCCACTGGCGGTGTGGTGATCGACTCCACAGCACTGAACTACAACCCGTCTTTGATTTACAGAAAAACCAACGTCAATCGCTGGTCGATGATGGTGAATGCAGCGTCTGAAACCGGATCCAACATGGGCTCCAACTTCAGCATACTTCGCTATGATGACACGGGCGCCACTCTGGGCGCAGCGGTGACCATTGATCGTGCGACAGGGAACTTCGGCATCAACACCCCGGCACCGACTTACACTCTTCATGTCACGGGAACTGCCGGACTGAGCACCGGGACCGCGTGGACCAATGCCTCGGACCGACGCCTGAAAGACATCCACGGTGAATACGAATACGGTCTGAATGAAGTTCTGAAATTACACACCGTTCGTTATAATTATAAATCCGGAAATGCCCTGAACCTTCCGTCGGATGTGCCTATGACTGGTTTTATCGCCCAGGAAGTGCAGCAGGTGATTCCGGATGCGGTGAAAACCCGCGCGGATGGGTACCTGGAGCTGAACGTCGACCCCATTCACTGGGCGACCGTCAATGCCGTCAAAGATCTTCATGGCATGTGCAAAGCCACCCAGGACCAACTGAACACCATCACCCGCAAAGTGGCTTCACTGGAAGAGGATGCCGCTGCGAAAGACCTGCGCATCAAAGCGCTGGAAGAAGAAAACAAGAGTCTCAAAAAAGATCTGGAACTGATCAAAGCCAAACTCGGTCTGCAGTAA
- a CDS encoding NUDIX domain-containing protein: MKHLEEKTLSTRQIFKGRYLKIEQDQVQAPDGRTYTREYILHPGAAMMIPLLPNGNVVMIHQYRHAVKKVFLEFPAGKRDHNEETLLTAKRELLEETGYEAKEWKFLTTIHPVIGYSNEHIDLYLAKDLIQLEQRLDQGEFIEVVEVKPADLMQLVLEGKVSDVKTQIGAFWLDKFLRGEWN; the protein is encoded by the coding sequence ATGAAGCATTTGGAAGAAAAGACGCTTTCCACGCGTCAGATTTTTAAAGGAAGATACCTCAAAATTGAACAGGATCAGGTGCAGGCACCGGATGGGCGCACTTACACCCGGGAATATATTCTGCATCCCGGTGCCGCGATGATGATCCCGCTTTTGCCGAATGGAAACGTGGTGATGATTCATCAGTACCGTCATGCGGTAAAGAAAGTTTTTCTCGAGTTCCCGGCTGGCAAAAGGGATCACAACGAGGAAACCCTGCTGACAGCAAAGCGAGAACTGCTTGAAGAGACCGGCTATGAAGCCAAAGAATGGAAGTTCCTGACCACAATTCATCCCGTCATTGGTTATTCCAATGAACACATCGATTTGTATCTGGCCAAGGATTTGATTCAACTGGAACAGCGTCTGGATCAGGGTGAGTTTATTGAGGTCGTCGAAGTAAAACCTGCGGATCTGATGCAGCTTGTTCTCGAGGGAAAAGTCAGCGATGTGAAAACCCAGATCGGGGCTTTTTGGCTTGATAAATTTCTAAGAGGGGAGTGGAATTGA